From one Butyricimonas faecihominis genomic stretch:
- a CDS encoding TlpA disulfide reductase family protein codes for MKVCKNVWLLVSLLCLFCACKEREHDRFTISGEMKGLPKGVVKLYTNPPGNVLLDSCEVKDGKYFLEGKITEPQAGLLFFDMEPQYQRLGASMVAIFIEPEDMKVYSELDEVKKTLKITSAPINEDIHRYNVYLKSLPEKQLVAEFNGKIQMAFAEARMEEVREMSRKRDSLQMVIIDRLFAFEPGVSKSPAAAYLVAQLSASLDVVQRGKIVEKFDPSLTDSYYLNGMQESVERETALQPGKVFPDFQVFDKDGRKYTLADFRGKYLFVEFSASWCGWCKKEIPFIRKAYHALKDKNVVFVTMMMDDRKEAWLHEIKEYNIEWYCLSDLKGMKNSPLAKAYNLGGIPDSFVVDPEGRIVCRDLRGDEVLETLSTLCN; via the coding sequence ATGAAAGTATGTAAAAATGTATGGCTATTGGTTAGCTTGCTATGCCTGTTTTGTGCATGTAAAGAACGGGAGCATGATCGTTTCACGATTTCTGGGGAGATGAAGGGATTACCTAAAGGTGTCGTGAAGTTGTACACGAATCCGCCGGGAAATGTTTTATTGGATAGTTGCGAGGTTAAGGATGGAAAGTACTTTTTAGAAGGGAAGATCACGGAGCCTCAGGCCGGTCTATTGTTTTTTGACATGGAACCGCAATACCAGCGATTGGGGGCCTCGATGGTGGCTATATTTATAGAGCCGGAGGATATGAAGGTGTACAGCGAATTGGATGAGGTGAAGAAAACGTTGAAGATTACTTCAGCCCCGATTAATGAAGATATTCACAGGTATAATGTTTATTTGAAGTCTTTACCGGAGAAACAATTGGTTGCAGAGTTTAATGGAAAAATCCAGATGGCTTTTGCCGAGGCTAGGATGGAAGAAGTACGAGAGATGAGTCGAAAGCGAGATTCGTTGCAAATGGTGATTATTGACCGGTTGTTTGCTTTTGAGCCGGGAGTTTCTAAAAGTCCGGCAGCAGCTTATTTGGTGGCTCAATTGTCCGCATCTCTGGATGTTGTGCAAAGAGGGAAGATCGTGGAAAAGTTTGACCCGAGTTTAACTGATTCTTATTATCTGAACGGAATGCAAGAAAGCGTGGAGCGGGAAACGGCTTTACAGCCGGGAAAAGTCTTCCCAGATTTTCAGGTGTTTGATAAAGATGGTAGGAAGTACACCTTGGCTGATTTTCGGGGAAAATATTTATTTGTTGAATTTAGTGCATCCTGGTGTGGCTGGTGTAAAAAAGAGATCCCTTTTATTCGTAAAGCATATCACGCTTTAAAAGATAAAAATGTTGTTTTTGTAACGATGATGATGGATGATCGGAAAGAGGCTTGGTTACATGAGATCAAAGAGTATAATATCGAATGGTATTGTTTGTCTGATCTGAAAGGGATGAAAAACAGTCCTTTGGCTAAAGCATATAATTTGGGAGGGATTCCAGACTCTTTCGTGGTAGATCCGGAAGGGCGAATCGTGTGTCGGGACTTGAGGGGGGATGAAGTATTGGAGACATTATCTACCTTGTGTAATTAA
- a CDS encoding TlpA disulfide reductase family protein encodes MNRLLILLTGCLFCFSCASKTDGFKVKMHLENAPECEIFVSERVPNPAQWYIDTLKLKDGQVVYTGKVDYPRLVSFVVKKGEDDFVGSFSIFLDNSEVEVQGDFNNLKSLTITGSKTHDEFVTIEKNGQEFMKEYGRIGYDRSKAFKDNRTLYDSLADPYKQAYDKVVDYILNLPGYARSEVAPYFVSEYISADNLPLMEKALNAFDVSLAENAYIANCRVKLEKEKRVQPGVMAYDFTLEDLEGNTYKLSDYRGKYVLLEFSASWCGWCKLEIPFLETVYKNTQDKNFVMFTINLDDERGKWEEDVKHYNLPWKVISDLKAFESPVAKSYNVSGIPMIYLIDPEGKIKEKGLRREEMIEYINALFE; translated from the coding sequence ATGAATAGATTATTGATTTTGTTGACAGGATGTTTGTTCTGTTTTTCGTGCGCATCCAAAACGGATGGTTTTAAGGTAAAAATGCATTTGGAAAATGCTCCGGAGTGTGAAATTTTCGTGAGTGAAAGGGTTCCGAATCCTGCCCAGTGGTATATAGATACTTTGAAGTTGAAAGATGGCCAAGTGGTTTACACGGGTAAGGTGGATTACCCTCGTTTGGTTTCTTTCGTTGTTAAGAAGGGAGAAGATGATTTTGTGGGTTCTTTCAGTATATTTTTGGATAATAGTGAGGTTGAAGTTCAAGGGGATTTTAATAATTTGAAGAGTCTAACAATTACTGGGAGTAAAACACATGATGAATTTGTTACCATAGAAAAAAACGGGCAAGAGTTTATGAAAGAGTATGGCAGAATCGGTTACGACCGGAGTAAGGCGTTTAAAGATAACCGGACTTTATATGATTCTTTAGCAGATCCTTACAAGCAGGCTTATGATAAGGTGGTGGATTACATTCTGAATCTTCCGGGGTATGCACGTAGTGAGGTGGCTCCTTATTTTGTTTCGGAATACATTAGTGCTGATAATCTTCCCTTGATGGAAAAAGCGCTGAATGCTTTCGATGTTTCTCTAGCCGAGAACGCATATATCGCTAATTGCCGGGTAAAATTAGAAAAGGAAAAACGGGTACAACCGGGAGTGATGGCGTATGATTTCACGTTAGAGGATTTGGAGGGTAATACTTACAAATTGTCAGATTATAGGGGGAAATATGTGTTGCTGGAGTTTAGTGCATCTTGGTGCGGATGGTGTAAATTGGAGATACCTTTCCTTGAAACAGTTTATAAGAATACGCAAGATAAGAATTTTGTAATGTTTACGATTAATCTGGATGACGAGCGAGGGAAATGGGAGGAAGATGTAAAACATTATAATTTACCGTGGAAGGTTATTTCAGATTTAAAAGCATTTGAAAGTCCCGTGGCGAAGAGTTATAACGTGAGTGGTATTCCGATGATTTATCTGATCGATCCGGAGGGAAAAATAAAGGAGAAAGGATTACGTCGGGAAGAGATGATTGAATATATAAATGCTTTGTTTGAGTAA
- a CDS encoding thioredoxin family protein has protein sequence MYKILIGLFLSVLCLQAKCQIQFDEGSFTEVLTKAKQEKKMVFMDCYTSWCGPCKMMVQDVFSREDVGQFMNTHFVNVKLDMEKGEGRELAKKYQVKVYPTFLILNEDGEVIHKMVGGMKAEEFLQNVQNGIGEHSLYSYEKRYANGERDPQFVYSYIETLARAFMKERMEEVLHEYWGTLTDQEKSGKENWMLVKRFVKNPSLPEYKYLLEYKKDFDAAVSKDSVDRKIYDDLFPLIVNDCNEIIFHDKVNAAELLDTYKTCVTQSGIAGQDYLLDIVEFTRAFLSGDLKKALKMYDRKFSRLDHDARFDVTLQLNGMLIRKGDAKMCERGLELIERTMKDCGWSEDNPLFAAVVSGLKDKFKDNKDE, from the coding sequence ATGTATAAGATATTAATCGGTTTGTTTTTATCTGTATTGTGCTTGCAGGCAAAATGTCAGATACAATTTGATGAGGGAAGTTTCACGGAGGTTCTGACAAAAGCAAAACAGGAAAAAAAGATGGTGTTTATGGATTGCTACACGAGTTGGTGCGGCCCTTGTAAAATGATGGTGCAGGATGTTTTTAGCCGGGAAGACGTGGGACAATTTATGAATACGCATTTTGTAAATGTTAAATTGGATATGGAAAAAGGGGAGGGGCGGGAATTGGCTAAGAAGTATCAAGTGAAGGTTTACCCGACTTTTTTGATCTTGAATGAAGATGGAGAGGTGATTCATAAAATGGTGGGAGGAATGAAAGCAGAGGAATTTTTACAGAATGTGCAAAATGGTATTGGAGAACATTCTTTGTATTCTTATGAGAAGAGATATGCCAACGGGGAGCGTGATCCGCAATTCGTGTATAGTTATATAGAGACTTTGGCCAGGGCTTTTATGAAGGAACGGATGGAAGAGGTGTTACACGAATATTGGGGAACATTGACGGATCAAGAGAAAAGTGGTAAAGAAAATTGGATGCTCGTGAAACGATTCGTGAAGAATCCGTCGTTACCAGAATACAAGTATCTTCTGGAATATAAAAAGGATTTTGATGCGGCGGTTAGTAAAGATAGCGTGGATCGTAAAATATATGATGATTTGTTCCCGTTGATCGTGAATGATTGTAATGAAATTATTTTTCATGATAAAGTAAATGCAGCTGAACTTTTAGATACATATAAAACGTGTGTTACTCAATCGGGAATTGCCGGACAGGATTATCTGTTGGATATTGTGGAGTTTACCAGAGCCTTTTTGTCCGGTGATTTGAAGAAAGCATTAAAAATGTATGATAGGAAGTTTTCCCGTTTGGATCATGATGCTCGTTTTGATGTAACCTTACAGTTGAATGGAATGTTGATTCGTAAGGGGGATGCAAAAATGTGTGAGCGAGGATTGGAATTGATTGAGAGAACAATGAAAGATTGCGGGTGGTCGGAGGATAATCCTTTGTTTGCAGCCGTGGTTTCCGGATTGAAAGATAAATTTAAAGATAATAAAGATGAATAG
- a CDS encoding RNA polymerase sigma factor has product MSAIIQTNKDFEVFFRENFPSVYAFMKRYTGDDELAADLAQETFIRVYERRDEIVSVDYGKAFLYTVARHLYWNHCKHQRAKENYFAQLDESNVDDYDFLQEVTRQETMRMLYVAIDQLPPQTRNVILLNLEGKTNPEVAEELGISVNTVKCLKKSAYETLREALSKNYFVILMFLLGV; this is encoded by the coding sequence ATGAGTGCTATTATTCAGACCAATAAAGACTTTGAAGTATTCTTCCGGGAGAATTTTCCATCCGTGTACGCTTTCATGAAACGCTACACGGGGGATGATGAATTAGCAGCAGATTTAGCACAAGAGACTTTTATCCGGGTTTATGAACGGCGGGATGAGATTGTTTCTGTTGATTACGGGAAAGCTTTTTTATACACGGTTGCACGTCATTTGTACTGGAATCATTGTAAGCATCAACGGGCGAAGGAAAATTATTTCGCACAATTGGATGAGAGTAACGTGGATGATTACGATTTCTTGCAGGAGGTTACCCGGCAGGAAACCATGCGAATGTTATATGTTGCTATTGACCAGTTGCCACCACAGACTCGTAACGTGATCCTTTTGAATCTGGAAGGGAAAACGAACCCTGAGGTTGCGGAAGAATTAGGTATTTCCGTGAACACGGTGAAGTGTTTGAAAAAGTCGGCTTACGAGACATTAAGGGAGGCCCTATCCAAAAATTACTTTGTGATTTTGATGTTCCTGTTAGGGGTGTAA